In Streptomyces rapamycinicus NRRL 5491, the genomic stretch ACGAGCGGCCGCCACGCGACGACAGGAGGTTCGTCATGGCCAGTACCGCCGCAGCGCGCCGGCACCGTGCCGCCGCCCCTGCCCCCTCGTTGACCGGTCCCGCGAGCGATGTCCACCCCGTGCTGCGCCGCGCGTCCGCCCCGCCCGCCGCCGCGGCCCTGCTCACCCAGGCCCATGAGGGTCTGGAGGAGGCCGCCGTGCTCGAGACCCCCAACGAGCGCTTTGCGACCGCACATCTGGCCGCCCTGCGCACGGCCGCCGTCGTGCTCGCCGTGCGCGGCCGCCCCGAGCCCACCGCGCGCCGCCGCGCCCGGATCCGCAGTGCCTGGGAGGTGCTGCCCGAGGTCGCTCCCGAACTGGCCGAGTGGAGTGCCCTGTTCGCCTCCGGCGCCGAGCGCCGGGCCCGCGCCGAGGCGGGGATAGAGGGCGCCGCGAGCCCGCGGGACGCGGACGATCTGCTGCGCGCCACCGCGATGTTCCTGCGCCTGGTGGAGCGCATGCTGATGCTGCAGCCCGCCCTGCCCCACCAGAGGCCGGACGACGAGCCGGGCCCGTCGGGGGCCTGAGGGGCGGCCCGGTATCGGCGTGGGGGTGGTCCGGTACGGGCGTGGGGGCGGCCCCTGCGTCCGCGCGGGGGTGGTCGGGTGTCCGCGTGGGGCTTGTCGGGTGTCCGCGCGGGGGTCGTCCGGCGTTCGCGTGGGAGCGGCCCCGTGTGCGCGTGGGGTGGTCCGGTATCGCGCGGCGGGGGTGGTCGGGTGACCGCTGGGGAACCGGTATCCGTGTGGCGCCGGTCCGCCGGCCGCCTCGGCGCGGCCCGCCCCCCCGGAGGCAATAGGCTGGGAGCGCCGACGTTCAGCAAGCCGTCGTCACCGCCTCCGGGCGGTGGCGGCACCGCGCCGAGGAGCCACCCGCCGTGTCAGACCCGCAGCGCCCCCGTGCGTCCCTCCGTACCGCCGTGGTCTGGGAGGTCCTGAAAGACGCCCTGGAACGGCGGGCCAAGGCCGCGGGCCGGGAGCCCACCGGGGGCGAGGCCGTGCACGGCGCGCTGGACGTCCTGGACACCGGCGGCGGCAGCGGCAATTTCGCCGTCCCCGTGGCCCGCCTCGGCCACCGCGTCACAGTGGTCGACCCGAGCCCGAACGCGCTGTTCGCGCTGGAGCGGCGGGCCGCCGAGGCCGGGGTCGCCGACCGGGTGCGCGGGGTCCAGGGCGATGCCCACGGGCTGTTCGACGTGGTCGAGCGCGGCGGTTAC encodes the following:
- a CDS encoding SAV_6107 family HEPN domain-containing protein — encoded protein: MASTAAARRHRAAAPAPSLTGPASDVHPVLRRASAPPAAAALLTQAHEGLEEAAVLETPNERFATAHLAALRTAAVVLAVRGRPEPTARRRARIRSAWEVLPEVAPELAEWSALFASGAERRARAEAGIEGAASPRDADDLLRATAMFLRLVERMLMLQPALPHQRPDDEPGPSGA